A single region of the Aeromonas hydrophila subsp. hydrophila ATCC 7966 genome encodes:
- a CDS encoding 4a-hydroxytetrahydrobiopterin dehydratase, with protein MSELASQQCEACRADAPKVSEQELNELMRLIPDWQPLVVKGELQLRREFTFRNFKEALAFTNRLGELAEAEFHHPAILTEWGKVTVSWWTHKIGGLHRNDFIMAARTDELLK; from the coding sequence ATGTCCGAACTGGCCAGCCAGCAGTGTGAAGCGTGCCGCGCCGATGCCCCCAAGGTGAGCGAGCAGGAGCTGAACGAACTGATGCGCCTCATCCCCGACTGGCAGCCGCTGGTGGTGAAAGGTGAGCTGCAGCTGCGGCGCGAATTCACCTTTCGCAACTTCAAGGAGGCGCTCGCCTTCACCAACCGGCTGGGTGAACTGGCGGAGGCGGAGTTTCATCATCCGGCAATCCTGACCGAATGGGGGAAGGTGACCGTCAGCTGGTGGACCCACAAAATTGGCGGTTTGCATCGCAATGACTTCATCATGGCGGCACGCACGGATGAGCTGCTGAAGTGA
- a CDS encoding 4a-hydroxytetrahydrobiopterin dehydratase has product MVTVSWWTHKIGGLHRNDVIMAACTDPLLK; this is encoded by the coding sequence ATGGTGACTGTCAGCTGGTGGACCCACAAGATAGGTGGCTTGCATCGCAACGACGTTATCATGGCGGCGTGCACCGACCCGCTGCTCAAATAA